GCAGGCTTCAAAGGGTTAATACGGATGGAACGAGCTGCTGCCACATTATGGCACCAAGATCCGGAGCTAGAAGAACTATGGGAGGCAATAAGGTCATTTGAACTCCATACCAGTAGAGAGTAACTACTTCATGGATTTGCTCCAAGATGTGTGTTAAtgcctgaaaacggttgaaaaatgaatgaataaataaataaataacagtaacATTTGTTGAGTATactaacaaaatatttaaagtcaTGTAATGATTGGAGCCTGAAGAATATGGTATTTTGTGACATTATTCAAGCCAGAGCTCCCCTGGACCAATGTTTCATATACACCAATGCAATTTTAACAGACATCAGCCAGCTCTTTAAAAACGCTTTTTCTTGTTTCCTATCAATATTAAACAGACAAACCCAAATTGGTCCAGTATAGACTCACAATCCTAAACACCACAGGCCATTTCCAACTCTGACAGTATAATGTACTCACTATATCTGACATGGGCCTGCATGTTCTTCCAGATGTTGAAGCTCAGAGAACCGACATGCTTGCCCATGTTCAAAAGAGAGTCGTTAGGGAGACAAGGATCGTCCTGAGTCCACTGGGCTCTACAGCAAAGATGGCAATATGTGaagttaaaaacagacatttgataATCTACAAAACGCAGTAGAAACCTGGTTTAAAGAGCTGaatgacaaataaatgtgtaactatgcaaaaaatgtaaatgtatggtAAAATGTACTTTTCAGTCTACTTTGCATTAAACATTTACACATGTAGATTTACACTGCGTTTTATTAGTGGTTACACTTCCTCTCATTCACTTCCCCACAGCCCTTTGAATTACATAACAGCATACGTCACATGTGGGATGGAAACGGCAGCTGACCTTGTACACTTTCAGCCCAAACTAGCAGTTATAGGATCAGCGCTATACTGCTTTTTACAAATTATCAGAAGCACCTGCAGACTCATTTCAATGAGGTGAAGTCGTCTTCTGCTAATAGCTGTACTGCAATATGTCAACACTTTGTAATTAGCTGCATCAGTTTTCTGATGTACAAACTTCTGTTTGTGATCTGTATCATGATTACAGATTTATGATGTTTTGCAAAACAGCAAttcttttacagtttacagATAATGTTGGCAATAACGAAATCACACAAGTGGAACAGTATAATAATCTAAGTAAATATTAACTGCAATTAGTGACATGACATTTTTCAGTAAAATAAGAAACTATCAATGAGATTTTCTTAAGAAACTATCTGCTAATTCAACGAGCCAACCTACAGAGAGCAGAACTGAAAAGCATGCCagataatacatttatttaattttatttattatttaattcattttccaaTTTATTCATCTTCTTCTTCGGTGGTAAGGAACCTGAATTTTACTGTCACCTAACTAGGGaggcattttttgttttaaatgcacaACTGCGATGCATTGTGGGTGATATACATCTCTATAGTGACCATGGTTGTTGACTCGCTCCCACACCCCTCTCAGGGTCGATCTTAACAAGTTCACTTCAATGCTTTTAGTCAAATGGCACGACGCTTATGATGGTGGTAGGAGGGCAGGTGCTGAGGGGAAGTCAAGGAGGGCTTGCTGAACAGCTAATGAAACGCAGCCATAGAGATTTTATAGTTATTGCCACAGTGAGTTTTGCAGTTACTTACTCTCTCTTTAACTTCTGGAAAttctaaaacacaaaaaaagagtaATTGAAATTagttaaattgttttttatacATTGGAGACAAAAAAGGTGCAGTCTTATAAGTCTTATAACTGCGGGTAAGAGCTGCCTTGTCTTACCCGCAGGAAGGGCAGATCCTCGTTGCCCATCTCTCTCTTCAGAGTATCACTGATCTTGGTCAGAGTTTCAATGtccttgtttgtgttttcaatcAGCTCCTTTACAGCAGCAatcttctgctcctcctctgcagcCAGGGCTTTGAGACGCAGAGCTTCCTCTGTGACGAGCACCTTGTGGAGCCTCTCAAACTCTGCCTTGATCTGCTTCTCTGCCTGCCCCGCTTGATACTGCGTTAAGAGATGAGAGTTTACATTTAGAGCGCACATACAAGTGTGAATGAAGATATGGGTAGTCTCTAGTGTGTTACATGTCTTATAGTCTCATTGCACTGTATGTATGTACTTGAGTATCATGCATGTACTGCCGAACAATATAGCTTCGTTCACATTATAAGCAAACGTAGACTAAatgcgattttttttttgctctcatgTGACACAGATCATATTTTCTCCGATCAGATCCGGCCCACTGTCCTAAATCCGATAACCTGACCACTGGCCACGCGACCGCTGTGAGAACTGGgaatttatgtgtgtttttccaaaaCATCCATGCTGTCTCCACATCATACTTAGATGTGCAGGCGCAGAGCACCCTAAAGATGTCTGACGGCAAAGGACCAGTTTTACAACTTGTATAATGATAAACTAGTTTAATGATTATACACAGATAGATGTCATTTGAACACCGTGAGACAGGAGAGTAACTTTACCTTGATGAACTCCACCGCGTTGCTCAGTTTACGGGTCATTTTCTTGTATGACTCCACTTTCTTTTCAAAAATCTGGACTTTGATGTTCAGCTCATTCTGCAGGGTAAAAAAGAACATGATGtaaccaaaagaaaaaagcgTCAAAGGTGTTCAAGGCTAGAGACTGTTGTTGTGCTGCGTTCTCTGAACCTGTATCCAGATTGGGAATCCAACAAggtatcatcatcatcttcttgtgcttttcctgttttgttaaGTCAAAAATAGCTGCTGCCTATAGAAGTCACTGCCAATATTGACTATACGgtcatatatatatgttttgaatttgtgttttggcctgttgcgccacccaccgccgtctaccagtcacacagtcagtagagtctcagcatcagttacagttacgactgagctacagcagcacggcaagcaccattagcagtgtcccggtacatagcattagcagccagcttctcctcagctgtatcttggcagcagcgttagcagcagagaagccggacttgctcgaacggtccgctggaaaaccgaagatcacggACGAGGCGACACGGCCCtgccgtgggcaaacaaatcagtctccagcgtgctgctgtccagcaacctcgaatctgtagggggggggggggggggacacacaactcgcggcagtattttgaatttgagtgcagtaaccgttttggccacattcttacatacagcgcctttaacttAAAGTACAACTTTTCCAATATTTCTGTCTAACACAGTTTTATAATACATTTAGTCCACAGACCACTTTTTTACTTACGACgctataaaaatgaaatgtcatgCTATCTAAAAAGTTAGTGACTTTCAGAAGTttcaataaagtcccaatgtcctcaaacgagtaccctctaattaacagcgtcttatcttgttactgttgttaaaattggtcacatttgttgccatatcaagctacaaacattattaatcataaataaacacgtTTCAACCTTAAAATATGATCAGGTTTTGTGCCTTGTCTATATCCCTGTTGGGactggctgcagactgacttggcagagatggctgccatcttgtttttccatggattagtgtattgtactcttactaccactatagatggcacaaaacagtgtccacaaacgaggatAACAGGTCTAAGTCAGGAGGACGGGAggatatatgtgtatatatttctTGAATtgacttttatttacttattttttccTGACTTACTTAGACTGTTTATTTACAACCAAACTTTGTACTCATTGCattctgttgtcttgtttggaAAATACAGTTTCATTATTTATAGCTATCATCTTTTAATGCAGAGACATTGTTCATTGTTCCTGACTTGTTTACAAAAAAAGGGAGAATGGCAGTTGTAATTATGTATTATTCTCATCTGTCTATccctaataaaaaaaaaaagattttcagatTTATGAAACCTATCTTCtacttgtggaaaaaaaataccaaaaatggaagATACACTGCTTTTTCAGACCTAGACCACATTGGACCAGACCTTTTACACAGAGTTTCAGATTTGTGAAACCTTTACTCTAATTGGGCAAATGTGAAAAATAGATATGTTATTGAAGCACATTATTGTCACATTATGGCCTTTGTTGGTTATGGGATAATCAAGGAAAACATGATTTTATTAAGGGAATACATATTtttgggaacacacacacacacacacacacacacacacacacacacacacacacacacacacacagtcgatACCTGGTGAGAGTGCTTTACCTTACACATGGGTGCCCCGTCTCTCACTGGCcacagcttgtgtgtgttgtgtagagTCACACAGTCCACACACACGGGCTCCTCATCCTTCTCACAGTACAGCTCCAGCGGCTTAAGGTGCAGCCTACAGTTGTTCTCATTGGTGGGCCGTTTCCGGTTCGTCCGCAAATTCGACTCTTTGAGGAAGGTCTCGCACGCGCTGCTGAGCGCGCGGTTGGCGATGGGGTCCTCTTCCTTGAACACTTCCCTGCAGACGGGACACTTCCTGTTGAACTGAAAACTCCTCTGCAGACACTCCCGACAGAAGGTGTGGGTACACGGCAGCAGCACGGGGTCCCGGAAGACGCCCTGACACACGGGGCAGGTCAGGTCCTGCTGCATGGGCAAAGTCTCTTCCGGCATCTCTTCATCCATACTGTCAGCCATGGCTTCACGGGCCCGCTTCAGTTTCCTTTCGGTATTCTCTAAAACCCCAAACTGATGTATAATAAGCACTAACCTGGTTCCGAGTGATGTGTCAAGCCTTCACCTGTTTAATAAcgcaaataaaaataaaaataataccgAGAACAGGTTTATAAAGTAGAAAACACACTGCTCTGTCACAGTGCGCATCCACTTCGTGACTGTTCCACCAACTCCATTTCCGTCTTTCTTCGGTGTCAGACAGTAAACATGTTGGAGGTTTATACAGCACTGCCCTCTAGTGGATCTGGAGGTTGTAACAGAAATGATTACAGTCAGTTCTTGCTGTGGAGGTTTGCACATCTGCACCTGTCTGCACACCTGATAAAGACAGGGACGCTCTCTGCTATATTAAAGTACACAAGGTGAAGTCAGGTAGTTTGGGACACTTACTGTTAGATCACCAAGAAAACCACCTCGTGTGTTACTTTTATAACATGTCATGGATCTCTGCTGTATTTCTACAAAGAAAATACGTTGCCagataaaataatttttaaatgttGGACCCACAAACATTGCAAGAACCTCTGCTTCACTTTGATGACAcgttcaggtaaaatgggacagtcGTGTtcgtttgttttttaaatggttaaatccATTTATCAGTTTGTAAGACTTTTGGGGTCTACACAGTTATATAGTGACAATACAAACCATGCATTCACACTACACGACACACTTAATAACACGTCATAATGCGCACTGTAAAAGAAACACTAACAGTTGACATAGtttacataacacacacacatacacacacctaaAAAACCCTAAATAAATCGTCTGCGACTGAATCCATCGTAATCTAACATATAAATAATAGAATTTAACGTACAATAGAAAAGAAAGTccattacacatttacacaccaaATAATGCTATTAATTAATAAAGTTTCTTTTCAAGTAATGCTTAAAAAATCTATTAATGCATAGTGGCATTAATAGATTCAGTTGAGGAAATATGGAATATTCATAGacataaaaaaaagcttttgacaCAATACACTATGATATATCATTCAATAAACTAGAACGGTATGGCATCAGTGGTAAAGCGTTAGATTGGGTGAGGCCTTACTTGTCTAACAAAAGGCAGTCTGTGAAGCTTGGTGATCAGTGTTCAACATGTTACTTGTGGTGTCCCCAGGAGTCAGTGTTGGGCCCCTTAATTGTTAGTCTTTATATCAATGGTTCATGCAACGTATCAGAAGTATGAAAACTGGTGTTATTTGCTAAATTCAGAATTCAGTAAATCAAAACTATTATTTGATCATTAAACCAGAACAAACTGTTGAACAGTAATCCAAGTGAGACAAAACCAAAGCTTGAATTACTTGTGATAGTTTGTTGTGTCAGATATTTTGAACATATCATCAGTTCAATTCATTGAACTCATTAAATCATTAATGCAACCtaactatttatttaaaaagttcaCCCAACTCTTCTGCCATGCTTTCCCTGTTCTTTCACTGCCTGTTTGCTTGGTGCCGTATTGTCTTCAACGGACGTGTGTGTGATAACAGTTATGACTAATTCTGGATTATTGTGGCTGACATGGACTCACtgcatcatttttaatattttttatgtgacaaaaacactgaaaatgtctGTAATACAGCAGGATGGCACATGATATCATAACTatatattgctttgtgtttttatactgtttgcTCATTATGTGACCTATAAGGATGGAATGAGACTGCTTTGTAAACCTCCACGATAGTGCAGTGCCAGccaaatgtttgtaaatgttgttGTACCCACCTGCCCTGCCTTAATATGATTAACccataaatttaatttaagttttaaaatgttttgtctgatgttttgtcagtttttgttCACAGGTCCCGGAGAAACAATATATTATTCAGCTGTAGtcgaaaaaacaaataaacacgaCCCTGAACTTGGCTGTTTACTTGACATTTTGCACAGGAAGGACCACGCCAACTTGTGTTCCTGCAGGTTCCAGATAACTCAACAGTTGCTGTATCATTTCACTGTATCATGAGTATGTTTCTGATAACTCTCTGCCTTCCTCTTTCAACATagcagagtgtgtgagagtgccAACTGGACCATTACTTTATCCTGTGTTAGCTGTTTTATtgtaataaaatactgttttcattttggacggatgatttatttatttatttttttaaacctttttagatttttcatgttttatgatATCCAACAGATGGAGCCACAGTGCCATCATGTGACACCACATGGTGACTAGTGATCACCTGTTACCCTCCCGGAGTAAAAACTGATCACCTTGCTGATGTCGGGGAAAATGTCCTTTATGTAAAATGCAGCTTGATGATCTTGTCAGTACTGTTGAGGTGGAGAGGATCAGACATATTAGAAATGAGTAGGTGAACTTATTTGCTGTCATCTGGCAACCTTTTATTCAATATTTGGAGAAGATAATGCTCTTTCTTTGTCCcttttttggttttgcttttctcttttctaTTCCTTTTTTTGATTGTGTTATTTTCTATAAATCCAAAAAAGGGATGGTGTCTGGAGAGACAACTTTGGTAAATGCACTCATATCTTCATACTGCATTAGTATCTTCACCAATAATTtctatatttgtatatatttgcTAATGGTTAAGGCCAATCTCaataaaatgcttcatgagACAAGAGTTAAAACTGCTGAAACAGACAGTATTCAAGCTCATCATGACGTCATACGTGGAAGACGTGTGTTGGTGTGTAGGATGTAAAGAATGTAATGAATaggttttttttagtgtatattCACCCAAAAATAAGAATCGTCGTATTTTTGTTACATTAGaataagccatttatatctacatagggagtgggtccttgtctATGAAGTCTGCTGTGTTGCGCCATCAtgcttctacagtagcccacaatGGACAAACCACTAGCTCTAGATATCTAGATAGGGCTATCTGTGTTTTTGCAACAGCCACCACATtcagcagcccctccacgaGGATCAGTGTCAGAAAAGAAGAGATTTTGTCGATGTGAAACTGCGTCATTCGGTGGTTttagt
This DNA window, taken from Epinephelus moara isolate mb chromosome 6, YSFRI_EMoa_1.0, whole genome shotgun sequence, encodes the following:
- the trim35-28 gene encoding tripartite motif containing 35-28, translated to MADSMDEEMPEETLPMQQDLTCPVCQGVFRDPVLLPCTHTFCRECLQRSFQFNRKCPVCREVFKEEDPIANRALSSACETFLKESNLRTNRKRPTNENNCRLHLKPLELYCEKDEEPVCVDCVTLHNTHKLWPVRDGAPMCKNELNIKVQIFEKKVESYKKMTRKLSNAVEFIKYQAGQAEKQIKAEFERLHKVLVTEEALRLKALAAEEEQKIAAVKELIENTNKDIETLTKISDTLKREMGNEDLPFLRNFQKLKREAQWTQDDPCLPNDSLLNMGKHVGSLSFNIWKNMQAHVRYNPVVLNPNSASPWLSINADLSSVKESSERLTTPDNPERFDPCVFVVGAEGYTSGKHKWDVIVGDNPKWIVGVCKESVPRKKKFTVSTNRGVWSIGLSKGVYTVSTPERTEVQVQQRPERIRIKLNIDKGEVSFWDGGAAKHLVTLTHKFDERMYPIFGPGLHSTPMTVAPAKIAVHTS